One window from the genome of Pseudomonas sp. L5B5 encodes:
- a CDS encoding DUF1127 domain-containing protein → MKGQKGYLLVQSFHGFSLAALWHKVARWYVLGHERRMLAGLNDDALKDIGLSRADVEHERARPFWDDPLQK, encoded by the coding sequence ATGAAAGGTCAAAAGGGTTATCTGCTGGTCCAGTCGTTCCATGGCTTCTCGCTCGCTGCCCTGTGGCACAAGGTGGCGCGCTGGTATGTCCTGGGTCATGAGAGGCGGATGCTCGCCGGTTTGAACGACGATGCACTCAAGGACATCGGCCTGTCCCGGGCGGACGTGGAGCATGAAAGGGCGCGTCCGTTCTGGGACGATCCACTGCAGAAATGA
- a CDS encoding crotonase/enoyl-CoA hydratase family protein → MNQPRASRVTREQRGHLWLIGLDRVAKRNAFDLELLDQLSLAYGEFEADDQARVAVVFGHGEHFTAGLDLVNVAATMAQGWQVPPGGCDPWGVFAGPRVSKPVITAVQGYCLTIGIELMLAADINLCASNTRFAQMEVQRGILPFGGATLRLQQLAGWGNAMRWLLTGDEFDAHEALRLGLVQEVMASEDLLPRAIELAQRIARQAPLGVQATLMSARQARLEGETAAAQALPSLVHELMNSEDAKEGVRAMLEKRPGVFKGC, encoded by the coding sequence ATGAATCAGCCCCGTGCCAGCCGTGTCACCCGTGAACAACGTGGCCATCTGTGGCTTATCGGCCTGGACCGGGTCGCCAAGCGCAATGCCTTCGACCTGGAGTTGCTCGACCAACTGAGCCTGGCCTACGGCGAGTTCGAAGCCGATGACCAGGCACGGGTCGCCGTGGTATTCGGCCATGGCGAGCATTTCACCGCCGGCCTGGACCTGGTCAACGTGGCTGCCACCATGGCCCAGGGCTGGCAGGTCCCGCCCGGCGGCTGCGACCCCTGGGGCGTGTTCGCCGGGCCACGGGTAAGCAAGCCGGTGATCACCGCCGTTCAGGGCTACTGCCTGACCATCGGCATCGAGCTGATGCTGGCCGCCGATATCAACCTGTGCGCCAGCAACACCCGTTTCGCCCAGATGGAAGTGCAACGAGGGATCCTCCCCTTCGGTGGCGCCACCCTGCGCCTGCAACAACTGGCAGGCTGGGGCAACGCCATGCGCTGGCTGTTGACCGGAGATGAATTCGACGCCCACGAGGCCCTGCGCCTGGGGCTGGTACAAGAAGTCATGGCCAGCGAGGACCTGTTGCCACGGGCCATCGAACTGGCACAACGGATTGCCCGGCAGGCGCCACTGGGCGTCCAGGCCACGCTGATGTCGGCACGCCAGGCCCGCCTGGAAGGAGAAACCGCAGCCGCCCAGGCCTTGCCATCGCTGGTGCACGAGCTGATGAACAGCGAGGACGCCAAGGAGGGTGTACGAGCGATGCTGGAGAAACGTCCCGGGGTGTTCAAGGGCTGCTGA
- a CDS encoding sensor domain-containing diguanylate cyclase gives MALHLPTLLVVSVFIFFLMGLLTLHAWLRESRERPLAYLGSMMLLATVGVVLVSWRHEGADFVPVVLGNVILLFSAALNWTAMRVFAGRSPHVPGMLAGAGLWVALCLVPPFYQSMTVRVTVYSLLAGGYGALTALEFWRSRRSLEVAYLPALALTLLHTCFYAVRSVIDQGLGLAQALKGDGEGVPFFSFMLFESMVYVIGIAFVTLAMVKERVERRFKAAAFCDALTGIGNRRAFMVNGELLLADGRRQGASVALLLCDLDNFKRLNDAFGHQTGDQALIAFSQVLAHALRENDVFARIGGEEFACLLATVDEQEAVHVAERIRMAFAGLPLLEPGLLSVSIGVVTSQTLGYDLSRLLSQADEALYQAKGKGRNRVQTLSRHPLELQPG, from the coding sequence ATGGCGCTGCACCTCCCCACCTTGCTTGTGGTGTCCGTGTTCATCTTCTTCCTGATGGGCCTGCTGACGCTCCATGCCTGGCTGCGCGAAAGCCGTGAACGACCACTGGCGTACCTGGGCAGCATGATGCTGCTGGCGACAGTCGGCGTGGTGCTGGTGAGCTGGCGCCACGAGGGGGCGGATTTCGTCCCCGTAGTGCTCGGCAACGTGATCCTGTTGTTCAGCGCGGCGCTGAACTGGACGGCCATGCGGGTTTTCGCCGGGCGCTCGCCCCACGTACCCGGCATGCTGGCCGGTGCTGGCTTGTGGGTGGCATTGTGCCTGGTCCCGCCCTTCTATCAGTCGATGACCGTGCGGGTCACGGTGTACTCACTGCTCGCGGGCGGTTATGGCGCGCTGACGGCCCTGGAGTTCTGGCGCAGCCGCAGGAGCCTGGAAGTGGCCTACCTGCCGGCACTGGCCTTGACCTTGCTGCACACCTGCTTTTATGCCGTGCGCAGTGTCATCGACCAAGGACTGGGCCTGGCCCAGGCTCTGAAGGGCGATGGCGAAGGTGTACCGTTCTTCTCGTTCATGCTGTTCGAATCGATGGTCTACGTAATTGGTATCGCCTTCGTGACCCTGGCCATGGTCAAGGAGCGGGTGGAGCGTCGCTTCAAGGCTGCCGCCTTCTGCGATGCCTTGACCGGAATCGGCAATCGTCGGGCTTTCATGGTCAACGGCGAACTTCTTTTGGCCGACGGCCGCCGACAAGGTGCCTCAGTGGCCTTGCTGTTGTGCGATCTGGATAACTTCAAGCGCCTGAACGATGCCTTTGGCCATCAGACCGGCGACCAGGCCCTGATTGCCTTCAGCCAAGTGCTGGCGCACGCCTTGCGCGAAAACGACGTCTTTGCGCGTATCGGTGGCGAGGAGTTCGCTTGCCTGTTGGCAACGGTGGACGAACAGGAAGCCGTGCATGTAGCCGAGCGAATCCGCATGGCTTTCGCGGGCCTGCCGTTGCTGGAACCCGGCCTGCTCAGCGTCAGCATCGGCGTGGTGACCAGCCAAACCCTGGGCTACGACCTGTCGCGCCTGCTCTCCCAGGCCGACGAGGCGCTGTACCAAGCCAAGGGCAAGGGCCGCAACCGGGTCCAGACCCTGTCGCGGCACCCCCTGGAGCTCCAACCGGGTTGA
- a CDS encoding spermidine synthase: protein MTEERVERVLAEVHDEFGMIRVLEVADYRFLEFGEAIEQSCVFTADPSWLEYDYTRAMLIGALCHDAPESALFLGLGAGTLTQACLKFLPLEDVEAIELRPEVPRLAIEYLGLDDDPRLYIRIGDALELLDSAESADLIFVDLYTDVGPGVGHLAWGFLENCQKRLNPGGWLVINQWATDDGKPLGAALLRGLYHRHYWELPVKEGNVILIVPADLDQELDTPGLVARGEALAPRLGYSLQSLIKDIRPAT, encoded by the coding sequence ATGACTGAGGAACGCGTCGAGCGTGTACTGGCTGAAGTTCACGACGAATTCGGCATGATCCGGGTCCTGGAAGTGGCCGATTACCGGTTTCTCGAATTCGGCGAGGCCATCGAGCAAAGCTGTGTGTTCACCGCCGATCCCAGCTGGCTGGAGTACGACTACACCCGGGCGATGCTGATTGGTGCGCTGTGCCATGACGCACCGGAGAGCGCGCTGTTTCTCGGGCTCGGTGCCGGTACCCTGACCCAGGCGTGCTTGAAGTTCCTCCCCCTGGAGGATGTCGAGGCCATCGAGCTGCGCCCGGAAGTGCCACGCCTGGCCATCGAGTACCTGGGGCTGGACGACGATCCGCGCCTTTATATAAGGATTGGTGATGCCCTGGAGTTGCTGGACAGCGCCGAGTCGGCCGACCTGATCTTCGTCGACCTGTACACCGATGTGGGGCCGGGGGTCGGGCACCTGGCCTGGGGGTTCCTGGAAAACTGCCAGAAACGCCTCAATCCAGGAGGCTGGCTGGTGATCAACCAGTGGGCTACCGATGACGGCAAGCCCCTGGGCGCCGCGCTGCTGCGAGGGCTCTATCACCGGCACTACTGGGAACTGCCGGTCAAGGAGGGCAACGTGATCCTGATCGTGCCAGCCGACCTTGACCAGGAACTGGACACGCCGGGCCTGGTTGCCAGGGGCGAGGCCCTGGCGCCGCGCCTGGGCTACTCGCTGCAATCGCTGATCAAGGACATTCGTCCCGCCACCTGA
- a CDS encoding winged helix-turn-helix domain-containing protein, with protein sequence MPAAHCFSLKQARRMALAAQGFGGRQPPASIKAARLNQQIERLGLLQIDSVNALVRAHYLPLFSRLGSYPQQLLDQAAWSQGRQRTLFEYWGHEASLLPMSMYPLMRWRMQRASQGQGIYSQLARFGRERQATIGRVLAAVQEQGALGAGSLSTREERAGPWWDWSDEKHALEWLFAAGEVTVAGRRGFERLYDLPERVIPQAILRQPLPDEAQAQRQLLLQAARALGVATEKDLRDYYRLEPTDSRMRLAELVEDSQLLVCQVQGWRQPAYCLPEARVPRKVSASALLSPFDSLIWERSRTERLFDFHYRLEIYTPQHKRVYGYYVLPFLHNERIAARVDLRAERAQGRLAVHAVHEETPGLNEQGIQALASQLRQMAGWLGLADIQLNCQREGARRLRQVLV encoded by the coding sequence ATGCCCGCAGCTCATTGCTTCTCCCTCAAGCAGGCGCGCCGAATGGCCCTGGCCGCCCAGGGGTTTGGCGGTCGCCAGCCGCCGGCGTCCATCAAGGCCGCGCGGCTCAACCAGCAGATAGAGCGCCTGGGCCTGTTGCAGATCGATTCGGTCAACGCCCTGGTCCGAGCCCATTACCTGCCGTTGTTCTCCCGGCTGGGCAGTTATCCACAGCAGTTGCTGGACCAGGCAGCCTGGAGCCAGGGGCGACAACGCACTTTGTTCGAGTACTGGGGGCATGAGGCATCGCTGCTGCCGATGTCCATGTATCCGCTGATGCGTTGGCGGATGCAGCGGGCCAGCCAGGGCCAGGGCATCTATTCGCAGCTGGCGCGTTTTGGCCGCGAACGCCAGGCCACCATCGGCAGGGTGCTGGCGGCGGTGCAGGAGCAAGGCGCATTGGGGGCCGGCAGCTTGTCCACCCGTGAAGAGCGGGCGGGACCCTGGTGGGATTGGAGTGACGAAAAACACGCATTGGAATGGCTGTTCGCCGCAGGAGAAGTGACAGTGGCCGGGCGTCGCGGTTTCGAGCGCTTGTACGACCTGCCGGAGCGGGTGATTCCCCAGGCGATTCTTCGGCAGCCGTTGCCGGACGAGGCCCAGGCCCAGCGTCAATTGCTGTTGCAGGCGGCCAGGGCCCTGGGCGTGGCCACGGAAAAGGACCTGCGCGATTACTATCGCCTCGAGCCCACAGACAGCCGAATGCGATTGGCCGAATTGGTGGAAGACAGCCAGTTGCTGGTCTGCCAGGTGCAGGGCTGGCGCCAGCCGGCCTATTGCCTGCCCGAGGCCAGGGTACCGCGCAAAGTCAGCGCCAGTGCCTTGTTGTCGCCTTTCGATTCGCTGATCTGGGAGCGCAGCCGCACGGAACGCTTGTTCGACTTCCACTATCGGCTGGAGATCTACACGCCGCAGCACAAGCGGGTCTATGGCTATTACGTGCTGCCCTTCCTGCACAACGAGCGTATCGCTGCGCGGGTCGATCTGCGGGCGGAGCGGGCCCAGGGGCGTCTGGCCGTGCATGCGGTGCATGAGGAAACGCCCGGCCTGAACGAACAGGGCATCCAGGCGCTGGCCAGCCAGTTGCGCCAGATGGCCGGCTGGCTGGGACTGGCGGATATCCAGCTGAACTGTCAGCGCGAAGGGGCGCGGCGTTTGCGCCAGGTACTGGTCTGA
- a CDS encoding class II 3-deoxy-7-phosphoheptulonate synthase — MSQPWSPDSWRALPIQQQPHYPDAAHLLKVEQSLASYPPLVFAGEARELRRQFAEVTQGRAFLLQGGDCAESFAEFSAAKIRDTFKVLLQMAIVMTFAAGCPVVKVGRMAGQFAKPRSANDETINGVTLPAYRGDIVNGIGFDEKSRVPDPERLLQSYHQATATLNLLRAFAQGGFADLHQVHKWNLDFIANSALAEKYSQLADRIDETLAFMRACGMDSSPQLRETSFFTAHEALLLNYEQAFVRRDSLTNDYYDCSAHMLWIGDRTRQLDGAHVEFLRGVNNPIGVKVGPSMNTDELIRLIDILNPDNDPGRLNLIVRMGANKVGDHLPRLIRAVESEGKQVLWSSDPMHGNTIKASSGYKTRDFAQILTEVRQFFQVHQAEGSYAGGIHIEMTGQNVTECIGGARPITEDGLSDRYHTHCDPRMNADQSLELAFLIAETLKQVKR, encoded by the coding sequence ATGAGCCAACCCTGGAGCCCCGACAGCTGGCGCGCCCTGCCAATCCAGCAGCAACCCCATTACCCCGACGCGGCGCACCTGCTCAAGGTCGAGCAGAGTCTGGCCAGCTATCCGCCCCTTGTGTTCGCTGGAGAGGCCCGGGAGTTGCGCCGCCAGTTCGCCGAGGTCACCCAGGGTCGGGCCTTCCTGCTGCAGGGCGGCGACTGTGCCGAAAGCTTTGCCGAGTTCTCCGCGGCCAAGATCCGCGACACCTTCAAGGTGCTGCTGCAGATGGCCATCGTCATGACCTTTGCCGCCGGTTGCCCGGTGGTCAAGGTCGGGCGCATGGCCGGCCAGTTCGCCAAGCCACGCTCGGCCAACGACGAAACCATCAACGGCGTGACGCTACCGGCCTACCGTGGGGATATCGTCAACGGCATCGGTTTCGACGAGAAAAGCCGGGTACCGGATCCCGAGCGCCTGCTGCAGTCCTACCACCAGGCCACTGCCACCCTCAACTTGCTGCGAGCCTTCGCCCAGGGCGGATTCGCCGACCTGCACCAGGTGCACAAGTGGAACCTGGACTTCATCGCCAACTCGGCCCTGGCCGAGAAGTACAGCCAGCTGGCCGACCGCATCGATGAGACCCTGGCGTTCATGCGCGCCTGTGGCATGGACAGCTCGCCGCAGTTGCGCGAAACCAGCTTCTTCACCGCACACGAAGCGTTGCTGCTCAACTACGAGCAAGCGTTCGTCCGACGTGACAGCCTGACCAACGACTACTATGACTGCTCGGCGCATATGCTGTGGATCGGCGACCGTACCCGGCAACTGGACGGCGCCCACGTGGAGTTCCTGCGCGGGGTGAACAATCCGATCGGGGTCAAGGTCGGCCCCAGCATGAACACCGACGAGCTGATTCGCCTGATCGACATCCTCAACCCGGACAATGACCCGGGCCGGTTGAACCTGATCGTGCGCATGGGCGCCAACAAGGTTGGCGATCACCTGCCGCGATTGATCCGCGCCGTGGAGAGCGAAGGCAAGCAGGTGCTCTGGAGCTCGGACCCGATGCACGGCAACACCATCAAGGCGAGCAGCGGCTACAAGACCCGGGACTTCGCACAGATCCTCACCGAGGTCAGGCAGTTCTTCCAGGTCCATCAGGCCGAAGGCAGCTATGCCGGCGGTATCCATATCGAGATGACCGGACAGAATGTCACCGAGTGCATCGGTGGAGCCCGCCCAATCACCGAAGACGGCCTCTCGGACCGCTACCACACCCATTGCGACCCGCGAATGAACGCCGACCAGTCGCTGGAACTGGCGTTCCTGATCGCCGAGACCCTCAAGCAGGTCAAGCGCTAG